In a single window of the Chondrocystis sp. NIES-4102 genome:
- a CDS encoding glyoxalase/bleomycin resistance protein/dioxygenase gives MNRSAIFHLAIPINDIVLAKEFYADSLGCQVGRQNKVAVIFDFYGVQLVGHLTNEPLVKQAGIYPRHFGLILPTQSDWQAICDRAIEQQLTFFQQPKLRFPQQVLEHYSFFLADPFDNLLEFKYYSNPVVIFDAQEFNSIGETVVSDSVLEEAERGFN, from the coding sequence ATGAACCGCTCAGCTATTTTCCATTTAGCCATTCCCATTAACGATATAGTTCTTGCAAAAGAGTTTTATGCTGATAGCCTTGGTTGTCAAGTAGGAAGACAAAACAAGGTAGCAGTAATCTTTGATTTCTATGGTGTTCAGCTAGTTGGTCATCTTACCAATGAACCTTTGGTTAAGCAAGCAGGAATTTATCCTAGACACTTTGGCTTAATTTTACCTACTCAATCTGATTGGCAAGCAATATGCGATCGCGCTATCGAACAACAGCTTACTTTTTTTCAGCAACCTAAGTTACGTTTTCCTCAGCAAGTTTTGGAACATTACAGTTTTTTTCTTGCTGATCCTTTTGATAATTTGTTGGAATTTAAATATTACAGTAATCCAGTAGTGATTTTTGACGCTCAAGAATTTAATTCTATCGGGGAAACTGTTGTCTCAGATTCAGTTTTAGAAGAAGCTGAAAGAGGTTTTAATTAA